The genome window CTGTGATTATTATTCTAATTTCTATCTATGTTTTGTTTATTTCTGGTGACTTTTTAAGCAACTTTGAATTGTTCTTAAACTTCTTGGGCATTTGCCTTGCTTCATGGGTTGCTATCTTCTTAGTAGATAGCGTTATTTACCGTAAGAATGGCTATGATGTTAAGCTAATGGAACCAAATTCATCTGTACACTATAACTGGCCAGGAATTATTTCTTGGATTATTGCTACTATTTTCGGCTTCCTCTTTACGTCAAATGCAGCATATCGTGGACCGTTTGCTCATGGTATTTTTGAAAATAACAGTAGTTTGGCTGTCTTCGTTTCAGGAATTGCTGCAATTATTGTTATGTTTATTAAGAGTAGTGATAAGCAGGAGGATTGAGTATTATGACCAAAAAAAGTCTAATTATTGGTGCTGCTTTTGTAGATGTAATAATGGACGTTCCGCAGATGCCGACTTCGGGCAGTGACGTTACAGCAAAATTAAAGTCCTATAATGTTGGTGGTTGTGCTTTCAATGTCTACGGTGCAATTAAACACTATCTAGGTGCTAACTCTGCTGACCTCTTTGTGCCTGTGGGAAAGGGACAATATAGTGAAATAGTTCGAAAAACAATGAATTATAGCAGAATTCCAATTTTACTTGAAGATAACCATCAAGATAACGGTTGGGATCTTTGCTTGGTTGAGCCAAATGGTGAGCGGACTTTCATCACGGTTCCAGGAATTGAACAAGATTGGAAAGATGAGTGGTTTAGTAAGATTAATTTGTCTGATTATAAGTATTTCTATGTAAGTGGTTATGAAATGGAAGACGTAAAATCAGCCAATTTACTGTTGGACTACTTGGAACAACGTGATAATGATTCATACATTCTGTTTGACGCTTCACCACGAATTAGTCATATTGATTCCCGGATTTTAAATAGGCTAATCACAAAAGGCGTAATTATTAATGCCAATGAGGATGAAATTGGTTTTCTTAGTGATAGAGATACATTGGAAGAAAAGACAAGTGACGTTTTTGAAAAAACTGACGAACCAGTTCTCGTTACTCTAGGTGCTAAGGGAACTTACTTATATGATGATAATGGTGGAAGAATCATTAGCAGTGATAAAGTCGAAAATGTTGTCAATACAATCGGTGCTGGTGATACTCACTGTGGTGGAGTGATTGCTGGACTGCTAAATGGTAATTCATTTGCAGAAGTATGTAAGATTGGAAATAATCTTTCTGCACAAGTTATTCAGCAAGAAGCTGGAAGCCTTATCTAATAGTTTTTGTTATTACATAAATTGAATAACAGGTAAAACAGAGTACGTAGGCTATAATGCTGCCTTTTTAATCAGTGATCAAAATGCAACAACTACAAAAGATGCAGTTTATCAGGGTAATGATGTTATGAAATTTAAGGATAAATGGGGAATAACCGGTGCTCTGACTTCTCAAATAGATGAATTACTTTACAAACGGCGAATTAAAAATAAAGTATGTCGTTTTAGTGAACTACAAAAACGAATGCCGAATTGTTCTAGGCGAATGCTATCTTTACAACTTAGCGAATTAGAAAAAGATAACATTGTCGAAAAGAAACTATATCCAGTTATTCCTCCTAAAACAGAATATAAATTAACCCGTTTTGGATAAACGTTAACTCCACTTATTATTGAAATGGAGAAATGGGGAAGAATATATAACACTATAAATTTAGAATAAAATTAAAAAATGGTGTGAAATTTTATTGATTTCTAATTATAGCTATGATAAGATTTTACTATTAATTAAGACGAAAGCGAGAACAGATTAATGTCATTTACTACTAATGTACACGTAAATATTATTATTATTCGGATCATTAATTAGATGATGCGAATAATTAGTGCTGTTCGCATCACCATACTAGGGATGTGAACAGTGATAGTGGTAGAGACATTTCTGTCAGCCAGTTGACTGTTCAACAGTTAGCTGGTTTTTTTATTGAAGGGATGTGAAAAAAATGGAAAGTGAAATTAAGACTAGAAGTGATAATAGATCGTAAATTAAACTGAAATGAGAGGTAAATACTATGGATAGTACAGTAACTAACACCCCGCAGACAAACAGCAAGCTTAATGTAAAACGTGATCCTGTCAAGACAGTAATTTTGGCTTCGATGATGGGAACGGCAATTGAGTTTTTCGATTTTTACGCTTACGGGACTGCATCTGCTGCTTATTTTCCCAAAATTTTCTTTCCGCAAATGACCCCTTTACTTGCAACACTTTTAAGTTTGTTAACTTTTGGAGTAGCCTTTGTAGCACGCCCGATAGGTTCCTTCCTATTTGGACATTATGGTGATCGTTTAGGACGCAAGAAAACACTTGTGGTCTCACTTTTAGTAATGGGAGTGGCGACGGTAGCCATTGGTTTCATTCCTAGCTATCAGGTTATCGGCGTTTGGGGAGCATTGTTACTTTGCCTTTGTCGGTTTGTCCAAGGAATCGGGCTTGGTGGTGAATGGTCCGGGGCTGTATTAGTAGCTACTGAAAATGCTCCGGCTAATAAGCGGGCATTATATGGTGCATTTCCGGAAGTGGGAGCACCAATTGGATTCTTCCTATGCAATGGCTTATTCTTTGCTTTAGAACGGGTACTAACACCAACGCAAATGATGACGTTTGGTTGGCGAATTCCTTTTTGGGCCTCAGCTGTTTTAGTCGTTATAGGGTTATATGTCCGACGTCGTTTACAGGAAACACCTTTGTTTAAATTAGCTCAAGAACGTGATAACACAGCTGCTTCGCCTCTTCGTGAAGTATTCAAATCTAATTGGCGTGAAATCTTAAAAGGAACTTTCATCATGGGAGCAACCTATGCACTATTCTTTACATTAACAACTTGGTCATTATCATATGCTACAACAGCTTTAGGTTTTACCTCTTCGGAATTTTTATTATTATTAATGGGTGCAATTGTTGAATTCGCTGCTTTGATCATGTTAACTTCTGTATTAGCAGATCGTGTTGGTCGGAAAAAAGTTCTATTAACTGCGTCAGTAGCACTAGTTGGCTATTCCTTGGTATTCCCATATTTCCTTACAGGACAACATAACTTAGTTGGCGTTTTACTCTTCTTAGGACTAGGATTCTTAGTAATGGGCACTCTTTATGGTCCAGTCGGTGCTGTTTTGCCTGAACTGTTCCCAACCAGAGTTCGCTATTCTGGTGCAGGAATTACTTATAACTTAGCTGCAGTGGTTGGGGCAGCCGTTGCTCCAACTGTAACAACGTGGTTAATTGCTAATTATGGATTACATTCGGCTGGATATTATATGCTAGTTTTATCAGTACTAGCAGTTATTTCTTGGTTATTGACAAAAGAAACAAAGGATGTGGATTATACTAAATAATATCTTGTTTAGAGGAATTAGTGAGAAAACCTACTGACTATAGTTATTAGATAAAAATTTATGTCCCCGTTAAAAAAGATGATGCAAAAACTTTGGTCAAGTCATAATTAATAAAGCCACTGGTAACACACATTAAGTGCTACTAGTGGCTTTATTATTTACATTGGTTGTCCAGTTGAGATTTCAAAGCCGGCTGTTACAGGAATTACTTCTCCCGTAATTGCGCTAGCAGCTGGGCTGGCAACGAAATAAATTGCAGCGGCGACTTCTTCTGGTTCAACAATCCGATTTAACGGGCTGTTCTTAGCGAATTTTTGTTTATCTTGGTGAAAAAGCGGGGTATTAGTCGGACCAGGTGCAACAACATTTACGCGAATATTATTTTTACCGTAATCAATTGCCATTGCCCGAGTCATGTTAATAATTGCTCCCTTGGCGGCATTATAAGCAACCATTGCTCGATCACCAGCCATTCCTGAGACAGAGGAAATATTAACGATACTACCATGATCTTGTTCAATCATTGTTGGCAAGAAGGCTTTGCTAACGAGGAAAGTTCCCTTAACATCAACATTAAAGATTTTATCCCAATCTTCTTCACTGGTTTCATGAACCTCGCCGTGAATAACGATTCCTGCATTATTGATAATCGCATCAACGGTTTTAAATTTATTGAGGGTTATTTGCTTAACATGTTCAACCTCACTTGATTTACTAATATCGGCTTGAATAAAAGCAACTTGTGCCGGAGAATACGTTTCGCCTAATTGTTGTTCAACCTGCATCCCCTTTTCTGCATCACGACCGATAAGCACCGTATTCCACTCGTTTTTAAGAAAAATATTAGCAGTGGCAAGACCAATCCCAGAGGTTCCACCAGTAATAACAACTGTTTGCATATATAAAACTCCTCTCTAATCTTTTCTCTAATTATGGCATTTTTGGCCGAATTTAGCTATTTGTTAGGAAAGTCTTTATAATAAAATAAAGATGAGGAGGAAACGCAATGAATACAGCAACCTTAAAAGCGCTCCAAAATTGGCTTCATGGACGTGGCTATACATTAGAACAAGTAGACGCACAACTAATTCTTAAATATCATGGACAAGAACGAGCAGTCATTACGCCACCTGATCGCTATCAAGTGAAAGACCTTGACCTGAATTTTAATGAATGGGTTGAGTTTAATAAATGCATTCGGAATATTCGCCATTATTTAGCTAGTAACGAATAGGAAGCCTTTTCTTTGGCAAGAATACTTCCTCGTGATAGAGTTATTCATGAAGGGAATATAGTCCAAGGAGGGATAGTCATGATAAGAGTTGGAATAATTGGTGCTTCTGGAATGGCAGGTAGCGCAATCTATAAATTAGCATCGACGAAAAAAGATTTGAATGTAACTGGAATTGTTCGAAATGAGAGTAAGGCTAGAAAGATTCTCGGTGCCGATGCTAATTTGATCAGTGGTGACATTTTTGCCTTAAATGATAGTTTGTTGTCGCGGTTTGATGTGATTGTTGATGCATATGGTACTAGTCCGGAAAATGCTGATCGGCAAGTAAGACTAGCTGAGAAATTAGTAGTTTTAGCCCGGAAACATAAAATCCGTTTAATTTTCATTCTTGGTGCCGGAAGCCTTAAAACTGGTAAGGATAAGCACCTATTTGTTGATGATATTGAAAAGATGCCTGGTGCTGAGACATGGATTAATACCCCACGCCAGCAGTTAAAAGAGTTACAGTATCTTGAAACTATTTCTGACATTGATTGGTTAGGTATTTCACCATCAGCAGTATTTGAAGCTGGGGTTGCTACTAATTATATTCTTGGTCAAGATGAATTATTATTTAACGAACAAAATGAATCAAAGGTAACTGCTGGAACAATGGCGAAGTTAGTGGTCAATGAAATTTTAGCGCCACGCCACCATCGTGAACGAATTACTGTTATTGATGCAGAATAGTTATTGGAACTAAAGCAAATACGAAAAGGCATGAGAACGCAAATCAATTCTCATGCCTTTTAATATTAGTCAACTAATTTTCCGATAATTGGAAGTTTTGAAACCGGTGAATACTTTTTAGCTGCTTGTTGATAGGTGACATCTGATAAATCATGGCCGAAAACATTACCGTGGATTTCTGCGCCTTTCCACTCTGGAACCTCAGAAACATCATAAACATTTCCACGCACTCCAATATATGCCGGACGACCTTCTTGACCATTATATTGCGCTAATTCATTGTGAGTAAATGACCGCATAATAATCCCTCCTATAAGAAGCTGGGAATTGACTCGGCCCCTTCCTGTATAGATGTAATAACATATGAAAATAGATGACGAGTTTATTCGTTATCCTATCATCACTATAACACGAAAATGGTAATGACATCGGAAATTCAATTTATTCAGTTGCTAAGTTTGCAGCAGGGCTTTTGACTGGGACTTTCACGAGCATTCCTGCAATGATAGTTAGGATTGTAACGAGGAATGGGAAAAATACCCAAGGAATGAAACTTAATGGATTGATTTGTAAGGTACTAGCGATGAATACCCCAGAAACACTCCATGGGACAATTGCGTTGACTGCGGCCCCTGCGTCATTGAGAATCCGAGTTAAATCAACCCGTTTTAAGCCTAATTTATCAAATGACGGGAGAAATGATTGCCCAGGAAGAATAATTGCGAGGTAGTGTTCCCCAACAAGGAGGTTAACCCCAATACAGGTAAGAGCTGTGGAGAATGCTAATCGACCAGGCGTCTTTACAATCCCAGTTAAGTGATTAATGATGGCGCTAATAATATTGAACTTGATCAATAAGCCACCTAAAGCAAGGGCAAAGATAATTAGGGCTAGAGAAGTAAGCATACTAGAGATACCGCCTTTAGAAAGCAATGTATCGATTGTTTTATCACCGGTATGGGAAACGTAACCAGTCATGATGGTATTAGTAATCGTAGTGAGGCTGGTTTTAGGTGCATGAATCCAGCCAAGTACGACCGCAAAGAGTGAGCCAAGGCCAAGGGAAGGAATAGCAGGAACTTGGAAAATGGCTAATACGATTAGGAGCAGAACTGGGAGAAGAGCCCATCCGGAGATCCAGAACCCATTTTGTAGCCCGGCCATCATTTGGTGAACGGCACCTAAGCTAACATTTTTGGAGTTTAACCCTAAGAAGGTGTAAAGAATAAGACAGATTGCCCAGGCAGGAATATCGGTGGTGAGTAAGGATTTAATATGCTTGTAGATACTAATTTCACCAACACTGGCGGCAAGGTTGGTGGTTCCTGAAAGCGGGGAAATATTTGAACCACAAAAGGCGCCTGAAACAATTACCCCCGCAGTTAAACCGGGGTTGATTTTAAGGGTTGCACCAATGCCAATAAAGGCGATCCCCATTGTTGATACAGTTGTAAATGAGCTTCCGCAAGCGACTCCAACAAGGGTACAAACAATAAAAACTGTTGGGAGGAAGAACTTTACAGAAATGATTTCAAACCCAAAGTACATAATTGTTGGAATAGTTCCCGAGAAAATCCAGGTAGCAATTAAGACACCGATAGAAAGAAAGATAATGAGGGGGTCAACACCGGCTCGCAAACCATGACGCATTCCATTCATTATGGTATCCCATTTAAATCCACGAATTCGTCCGTAAACGGCGAGCAAAACAAGGGAAATAAATAATGGGGCTTGCGGTTCTTGGTGCTTAAAAATAATAGGGTAGCCTAAGATGCATAAAATAACGCCAAGAATAAGTAAACTTTCACTAAAACCAATCACTGGCTCAGGACTATTTTTTGATTTGTTAATAATTTTCATTGTGTAATTCTCCTTGTTTTTTAATAAAAAATACCAACTAGATCAGCGGCATTTGCTTAATCTAGTTGGTATTACGGTAGTATAAAAAATCGCGGAAAACTACACGCCCTTACTAGATTAATGTACCTAGCAAAGGACTCATTACAACAACAACCCTGCTTAGGTACGAACACCGCTGTCCGTACCTAAATGAGTACAGACAATTATGCACGGTAAGCATAGTTGTTATAATACTTGGTTGAAGTTAATGAGTGTTGAATCATGTTAGTCGTTCCTTTCAAGTTAAGTTGTAATTATTAAAACATTCTAATCTAAATTTGTCAAATTTTAATTTTAAAATTCACCAGAAATATCCTTATCAGAAAATGAATGAGGATCAGGAACAAAAGAAATATCAGTGTCAATTATTCCAAATTTTTCTCGCATTACATTTTCGATGTGTTCTGATAATTGGAAACTTTTGAGAATCGTCATTTTAGCGTTAACCATCACGGAAGCATCAAGCGTGACCACGTTTCCGTTATAGTGAGCTTTTAGTTCGACAACTTTTACAACGTGCGGAATATTGGTGATTGTTTGACGGTATTCCTGTTCAGCGCGGGGATCAAAGTAGTCGGTTAAGTTAAGACTACTTTCAAAGAAAATTTTTAGTCCAGAATATAGAATAAAGAAACCGACGACAATACTGGTAGCACCATCAAGCCAACGAAGGTTAAAGAGGAGGGCACCACCAATTGAAATCAAGGTTCCAATACTTGTGAAGGCATCGCTCAGACTATCTTGGGCAGAAGCAAGCAACGCGGCGTTTTTTAACTTAAGTCCTGTTTGGCGATTCATATACCAAACAACTAACATAATAACTGACGTGATTCCGGCTCCAATTAATGCGACTGGTTGTGGAACCACCCGACTTGCAGGATTGAGGAGACTTTTAATGCCATCGATGATAACGCTTAAAGCAATCGCAACCATAACGACCGCTGTGACAAGGAAAAAATTGTCTCATAACGCCAACGAACAAATTGTACTCGTTGGTCAGACCCCATATGTGATATGTGCTTGATAATTTCCAGAAGGCAGCCGTGCGCCAATGATATCATCATCATCGACATCCTGGGCGATGTGTAAGCCCATCATCAGTAAAAAGGTCGAGATAATTCCCGAAAGGTTGTTGAAAGCATCGGCCCGTAATGTCTGCGATTTACTTATTTCAGCCAACCAGTACTCAATTATTGAAATAACAACATAAGCAACCAAGTTATAGATTAAATGGTGTTGGGAAGTTCGAATCTTTGCTAGTTCGTTTGCTTGCGTTTTTTCCCAGTTATTCATTTCTTCGGTTGTATGTCTTTTAAATTTAGTCATTAATTTAAGAACTTCCTTGATTAATAAAATCAGTTTAATTGTAACGCAAAAAATAAGGGAGCGAGACAGAAGGCACTTGTGACTTCGTTTTTCGACGCGAAGCTAGCCTCTGGGAGCCCCTGCAAGCAACAATAGGCCTCCAACGTTCTTTGACGGACGTTGGAGGCCTATTGTTGTACTGCGTAGTTGCTTTTTATGAAAGCAACTTAACTTATATCACAGTCCCAAAAATAATGAAAATAATTGCTAGGCCCGGTTATTAATTACGTGGGCGCATGTTGCAATAATCAGTCCCATAAAACTTACTACAGCGATCATATTACTCATAATTGACATCATATTGAACAACTCCTTTACATAATTAAAATATTTTTACAGCACAACTAATGACAGTTGCCTTTTTGGAAAACAAATTATAATGATTGTTTTCCCCTCTCCACCAAGTATTGTAACAGGTCTTAGCAGTAGTGACGATAATAATTAGCTAAGCTTTTAATGAGCTTTTTTACGAAAGAAAGGAGTGATTATAAGCAAAATATTATAAGTGACTATCATAGGAATTAATAAATTTTAATTATTAAGCAAAACTAAGCTGATTCTTTAAAAAATAAGTTATTCAGCTAGTTTGTTTAATTCTTTTAAGGCTAACGGGAATTTTGTAAAGCCGTCACTAGTCAAAAAGTGACCACCTGTTTCTTTAACTATGAGTTTTGCTCTAATTTTATTGGCGACTTCAATGCTATTTTGATAAGGAACGATTGGGTCGTCTTTAGCGGTTATAACGGTAGCTTTAGCGAGTTTAGGAAAAATTTGCTCATAATGAGGACGATCTTTCATAAACCCATCTAATTCGGGATAAGCTGATAATCCTTTGTCAAATGCTCCCACCAGTAAAAGTCGAGCATCTTTAACATGATGACGTTCAATATAACGAAGTGCCGTAATACAACCAAGACTATGAGCGACGAGGATGAGGTTGTCTTGGGGATTAATTTGGTTGTCAACCGCTTGATCCCATTCAGCTTGTTGGGGATTGAAGGGATTTGGTAGCCATATCCGATCAAGGGCGATTATTGGTTTCGCTTCTTCTTCGAGCCATGGGAACCAGTCGTCATCCCGGGTAGAAGTGCCATGAATTAAGTATGCGTTCTCCATTATTACTACTCCTATTTCATAAAGTGTTTCAATACTACCATGCCGATGATTAATAATAAAATGGCAATCGAATTAGTAAGAATTTCATAAGGCTGACCGTGGGCGGCAATTAGTCCCCGAATTAAAGCCATAATTCCTAAGCTTAATAGAAAATCGACTGCAATCCGGCCATGATGTTTTAGCGCGGCAATTATCATTGTCATAAATGAAAAGAAAAGGAAAAAGACAATAACGCGATCCAAAATCTTAAAAATAACATGATCCGTATTCCCATCTTGCATAAGGGGAATCAGCGAAAAAGTTTCTGTAAATAAAATAATAGTTAATAAGATCCCTAAAATTGCTAGGGCACCGATTGTACATAGACGCAAAATATGGCTAAAATTAGCTGCTAATTTGTATATTTTTTTCATTCTCCGATACTCCTCAAGAAAACGCTTTAACTTTAGGATAGCAATGATCAAGAAATTTAGCTAATATTTAACAAAATAATTGTTAAAAATATGCGATACTTAAAGATGGATAACAAAAGGAGGAGTGAGAAATGCGCAAACCCTTTATTGCTGCTAATTGGAAGATGCATAAGAATGTCCAAGAATCGGTTGAATTTGTGGATGCAATTAAAGGAAAGCTACCAGATCCGCAAGAAGTTGAAGTCGGAATTGCAGCCCAAGCTTTTGCATTACCCAGTATGGTTCAAGCCGCTGATGATTCAGGATTAAAGATAATCGCGCAAAACGCGGCGGCTGAATATTCGGGAGCTTTCACTGGTGAAATTAGCTTACGAGGTTTAGCTGACGCCGGTGTTTCATATGTAATGTTAGGACATATTGAACGGCGCCATTTATTCCACGAGGATAATGAGTTGGTTAATCGGAAAGTGTTGGCAGCCCTTCAAATGGGAGTTACCCCGATAATTTGTACGGATGAAACGATGGTCCAGAAAGAAGTTAATGGTGAAATTCACTACGTTTTCCAGCAATTGATGAGCGTATTGAGGGGCGTTTCTCTTGATCAAATTAAAAATGTAGTTGTTTCCTATGAACCAAGTTGGGCAGTTGGATATGGTCAGCATGCTAATCCAGTTCTTGCTGAAGAAGGATGCCGTCAAATTCGGCGAACGATTGCTGATAACTACACTTATGAGATTGCTGATAAGATCAGGATTCTTTATGGGGGCAGTGTCAATCCAGATAATATCGGAATGATTATGAACAAGCCAGATGTAGATGGGGTATTAATCGGTCGGGCAAGTTTAGATGTTGATAATTTTTTGCGAATGGTCAATTATTTAAAAAATGATCAAGAAAAATAAAAAAAGTATTTCTCTTTACCGTCATTTTGTGTTATAGTTATTAACAGTTGTTATGGCGGTATTGGTGAAGTTTGGTTAACACACCGGTTTGTGGGTCCGGCACGCGTGGGTTCGAATCCCACATACCGCCCTGACCTAGCGCGATGGCAAAGGATTTTTCCCTTGCCATCGCGCTTTTTTGTATTCTCTGTTTTATGAATTTTAATTGATAACATCCAAGAAAGTAACTTAAAATAGAAACAGTATAAGGTGGAGAAAGAAAAAAGGGGCTTTAATTATGAAAAACGTACAAATTGGTGGAACAAATTGGGAAGTATCGAATGTTGCATTGGGCATTATGCGGATGGGGACGTTAGCAGTGAATAAAGCGATTGATGCCTTAGAAGCCGCCCACGATGCTGGAATAAACTTTATTGATTCAGCTGATATTTATGGCAACGACCCACAGTTAGGACGTGGATCTTCGGAAATCCATTTTGGTGAAGCATTAAAGAAAAGCAGTCTTACCCGTGATGACTTTTACATTCAATCAAAAGGAGGCCTTTTTGCGAACGCGGATGATAAAATAACGCGGTATGATTCATCAAAGAAGCATTTAATCGCTGCTGTTGATGGGATTTTGCAACGGATGGGGATTGATTATCTTGATTCATTTTTGATTCATCGTCCAGACCCCTTAATGGAGCCCGCAGAAATAGCAGAAGCCTTTGACCAACTTCAAGCATCTGGGAAAGTCCGCCATTTTGGAGTATCAAATTTTAATCCGCAACAAATCGCGCTCCTTCAAGCGGGGACAAATCAACGGCTTTTGATTGACCAGGTACAATTTGGCTTAAAGCATACGGGGATGATTGATTTTGGCCTGCATACAAATATGACTGATGATGCTGCAATCAATCATGACGGGGGATTATTAGAATATACGCGTCGTAAACAGATGACGATTCAAACATGGTCGCCTTTCCAGTACGGTACATTTGCAGGGACGTTTATTAATAATGATCAATTCCCTGAGTTAAACGCAATGTTAGAAACTCTTGCGCAAAAATATAAGGTAAGTAAAAATGCAATTGCTGTTGCATGGATTTTACGTCACCCTGCGCATATGCAAGTGTTGCTTGGCACTATGACTCCAGCTCATATTATTGATAGTGCTAAGGGGAGCGATATTACGTTGACGAATCAAGAATGGTATGACCTATATCTTGCGGCCGGGAATGATTTGCCATAATGAAAAAAGATTATCTCCAGTTCTATCAGCATATTACAGCTCCTTTTTATCGACACCCGTGGACAATTCCTTTATTACGGGCGGTTAATAAATTTGTTGTGTGGACTATGTACGTTGCTTACATCGTTATATTAGTGTGGGTAGGGAAAAATAATGTCTTGAAAGCAGGACCCTTTCTGCTGATTCCCGGTATTGGCTTTATCCTGCTTTCTTTTATTCGCCAACGAATTGACGCGCCACGACCATACGAAAAATTTCCGATTAACCCCTTAATTCGACGGCAAAAAACTGGTGATTCATTGCCTAGTCGTCATGTTTTTTCGGCGACTGTTATTGCGATGTGTGGGTTAAGGTTAAATTTGATTTTAGGAGTGATTTTACTCGTTTTAGCTGTTGTTTCTGCTATTACGAGAGTGATTGGCGGAGTTCATTTTCCTCGTGATGTGGTTATCGGGTTTATTTGTGGCTTTATTTGTGGTTCGTTTTTATTTCTTGTCTAAATTTTAGAAAGGTGTATTTCATGGACAATTCAGTGCTGCAAGACGCAATTTTGAATGGACTTATTAGTACTCAATATCAAGGTAATACGCTGTTAGGTCCGCAATTATTAACCAACAACCAATCATCGACAATTTGGCAAACGTTACGGCACGAATTGCTGTCATGTAAAAACTTTACGTGGTCAGTCGCCTTTATTACGTTAGATATGTTGGTTCCATTTAAGGCAGTGATGGCTGACTTAGCACAGCAGGGGGTACAAGGGACGATCATTACCAGTGATTACTTGAATTTTAATCACCCCGCGATGTTTGAAGAATTGCAAAAGATTCCTAATTTAACGGTTAGGATTGCTGATCTTAATGGATTTCATACTAAGGGGTATTTATTTGATCATGGGAAATATCAGACCGTAATTATTGGGAGTGCTAATTTTACACGGTCTGCTTTGTTAGTTAATAAGGAGTGGAATTTGAAATTAAGCTCCCGCCAAGAAGGAAGCCTTTTTCAACAACTAACGGCGGAATTGAATGCTGTTAAACATGAGAGTACCGTTCTAACGTCAGAGTGGATTGCGGAGTATCGCAAGAATTGGCAACCACCAAAGACTAGGGTGACGCAACCGGAAAAATTAAAACCAATTGAACCTAATCAAATGCAACAAGCCGCTTTAGGACAATTAAGCACTCTGATAAAAACTGGCGCTAAAAAAGGACTGGTCGTTTCAGCAACAGGAACTGGAAAAACATATCTGGGAGCGTTTGCTGTCAATAAATATCAGCCGCGTCGTTTCTTATATGTCGTTCATCGAGAACAAATTGCCAAAAAATCGTTAGCTAGTTTTCGACGAGTTATTGGCGGCAAGAAAACTGATTACGGGTTATTGACAGGTAATCGCCATGATTGGAATGCTAAATATTTATTTGC of Limosilactobacillus reuteri subsp. reuteri contains these proteins:
- a CDS encoding PfkB family carbohydrate kinase; this translates as MTKKSLIIGAAFVDVIMDVPQMPTSGSDVTAKLKSYNVGGCAFNVYGAIKHYLGANSADLFVPVGKGQYSEIVRKTMNYSRIPILLEDNHQDNGWDLCLVEPNGERTFITVPGIEQDWKDEWFSKINLSDYKYFYVSGYEMEDVKSANLLLDYLEQRDNDSYILFDASPRISHIDSRILNRLITKGVIINANEDEIGFLSDRDTLEEKTSDVFEKTDEPVLVTLGAKGTYLYDDNGGRIISSDKVENVVNTIGAGDTHCGGVIAGLLNGNSFAEVCKIGNNLSAQVIQQEAGSLI
- a CDS encoding MFS transporter, coding for MDSTVTNTPQTNSKLNVKRDPVKTVILASMMGTAIEFFDFYAYGTASAAYFPKIFFPQMTPLLATLLSLLTFGVAFVARPIGSFLFGHYGDRLGRKKTLVVSLLVMGVATVAIGFIPSYQVIGVWGALLLCLCRFVQGIGLGGEWSGAVLVATENAPANKRALYGAFPEVGAPIGFFLCNGLFFALERVLTPTQMMTFGWRIPFWASAVLVVIGLYVRRRLQETPLFKLAQERDNTAASPLREVFKSNWREILKGTFIMGATYALFFTLTTWSLSYATTALGFTSSEFLLLLMGAIVEFAALIMLTSVLADRVGRKKVLLTASVALVGYSLVFPYFLTGQHNLVGVLLFLGLGFLVMGTLYGPVGAVLPELFPTRVRYSGAGITYNLAAVVGAAVAPTVTTWLIANYGLHSAGYYMLVLSVLAVISWLLTKETKDVDYTK
- a CDS encoding SDR family NAD(P)-dependent oxidoreductase, with protein sequence MQTVVITGGTSGIGLATANIFLKNEWNTVLIGRDAEKGMQVEQQLGETYSPAQVAFIQADISKSSEVEHVKQITLNKFKTVDAIINNAGIVIHGEVHETSEEDWDKIFNVDVKGTFLVSKAFLPTMIEQDHGSIVNISSVSGMAGDRAMVAYNAAKGAIINMTRAMAIDYGKNNIRVNVVAPGPTNTPLFHQDKQKFAKNSPLNRIVEPEEVAAAIYFVASPAASAITGEVIPVTAGFEISTGQPM
- a CDS encoding NAD(P)-dependent oxidoreductase, whose translation is MIRVGIIGASGMAGSAIYKLASTKKDLNVTGIVRNESKARKILGADANLISGDIFALNDSLLSRFDVIVDAYGTSPENADRQVRLAEKLVVLARKHKIRLIFILGAGSLKTGKDKHLFVDDIEKMPGAETWINTPRQQLKELQYLETISDIDWLGISPSAVFEAGVATNYILGQDELLFNEQNESKVTAGTMAKLVVNEILAPRHHRERITVIDAE
- a CDS encoding cytochrome b5 domain-containing protein, encoding MRSFTHNELAQYNGQEGRPAYIGVRGNVYDVSEVPEWKGAEIHGNVFGHDLSDVTYQQAAKKYSPVSKLPIIGKLVD
- a CDS encoding Na+/H+ antiporter NhaC family protein gives rise to the protein MKIINKSKNSPEPVIGFSESLLILGVILCILGYPIIFKHQEPQAPLFISLVLLAVYGRIRGFKWDTIMNGMRHGLRAGVDPLIIFLSIGVLIATWIFSGTIPTIMYFGFEIISVKFFLPTVFIVCTLVGVACGSSFTTVSTMGIAFIGIGATLKINPGLTAGVIVSGAFCGSNISPLSGTTNLAASVGEISIYKHIKSLLTTDIPAWAICLILYTFLGLNSKNVSLGAVHQMMAGLQNGFWISGWALLPVLLLIVLAIFQVPAIPSLGLGSLFAVVLGWIHAPKTSLTTITNTIMTGYVSHTGDKTIDTLLSKGGISSMLTSLALIIFALALGGLLIKFNIISAIINHLTGIVKTPGRLAFSTALTCIGVNLLVGEHYLAIILPGQSFLPSFDKLGLKRVDLTRILNDAGAAVNAIVPWSVSGVFIASTLQINPLSFIPWVFFPFLVTILTIIAGMLVKVPVKSPAANLATE
- a CDS encoding RBBP9/YdeN family alpha/beta hydrolase; translated protein: MENAYLIHGTSTRDDDWFPWLEEEAKPIIALDRIWLPNPFNPQQAEWDQAVDNQINPQDNLILVAHSLGCITALRYIERHHVKDARLLLVGAFDKGLSAYPELDGFMKDRPHYEQIFPKLAKATVITAKDDPIVPYQNSIEVANKIRAKLIVKETGGHFLTSDGFTKFPLALKELNKLAE